The following nucleotide sequence is from Pseudomonas sessilinigenes.
AGTACGTGACTCTGCGCCATGAGCATGGCGAGGTGCTGCTGGACGAGCCCTTGAAAGCCCTGGAAGACGAGTTTGGCGAGCGCTTCGTGCGCATTCACCGTAACGCGCTGGTGGCCCGTGAGCGCATCGAACGCCTGCAGCGCACGCCCCTGGGGCACTTCCAGCTGTATCTCAAGGGGCTCAATGGCGATGCGTTGATCGTCAGCCGGCGCCATGTCGCAGGTGTGCGCAAGATGATGCAGCAGCTCTAGGCCGCGAATGCGAGGGTAGCGGCAAGAGGCCTGGCAGCGGGAGGACGCTGGCTTTCTGATACAAGTCAAAGCAGCTTTGGCTGAGCTGTTATCATCTGCCGTATCTATTCAGTACGGATTGATCCATGTCCTCTCGCGAAATCCGCATCGCTACCCGCAAAAGTGCCTTGGCCTTGTGGCAGGCCGAATACGTCAAAGCCCGTCTGCAAGAGGCTCATCCAGGCCTTGCCGTGACTCTTGTGCCCATGGTCAGTCGCGGTGACAAACTGCTGGACTCGCCCCTGTCGAAAATCGGTGGCAAGGGCCTGTTCGTCAAAGAGCTGGAGACCGCGCTGCTGGAGAACCAGGCCGATATTGCCGTGCACTCGATGAAAGATGTGCCCATGGACTTCCCCGAAGGCTTGGGCCTGTTTTGCATCTGCGAGCGTGAAGATCCGCGCGACGCCTTTGTCTCCAATACCTTCGCCAGTCTCGACGAATTACCGCCCGCCAGCGTGGTCGGCACCTCCAGCCTGCGTCGCCAGGCCCAGCTCCTGGCGCGCCGCCCGGACCTGCAGATCCGCTTCTTGCGTGGCAACGTCAACACTCGCCTGGCCAAGCTGGATGCCGGTGAATATGACGCGATCATCCTCGCCGCGGCTGGCCTGATCCGCTTGGGCTTTGAAGGCCGTATTCGTTCCTCCATCAGTGTCGAGGACAGCCTTCCGGCGGGTGGCCAGGGTGCCGTAGGCATCGAATGCCGCAGTGCCGACACAGAAATCCACGCCTTGCTGGCGCCCTTGCATCACGCCGACACCGCCAGCCGGGTCACGGCCGAGCGAGCGCTGAACAAGCATCTCAATGGCGGCTGCCAGGTGCCGATCGCCTGCTACGCCGTATTGGAGGGCGAGCAGCTCTGGTTGCGCGGCCTGGTAGGCGAGCCCAGCGGTGGCATGTTGCTCAGTGCCCAGGCCCGCGGCTCGCGCGAGCGTGCTGCCGAACTGGGTGTACAAGTGGCGGACGAACTGTTGTCCCAGGGTGCTGGTGACATCCTGCGCGCCGTTTATGGCGAGGCGGGAGAAGAGTGACCGATTGGCGCCTGCTGCTGACCCGGCCGACCGAAGACTGTGCCGCGCTGGCAGCGGTCCTGGCCGAGTCCGGTGTTTCCAGCAGTTGCCTGCCATTGCTTGAGATCCAGGCCTTGCCTGTCACAGACATCCAGCGCTCGTGCCTGCTTGAGCTGGAGCATTATTGTGCGGTGATCGTGGTCAGCAAGCCGGCTGCGAGCCTGGTCCTGGAACTGCTGCGTGAATACTGGCCGCAGCCACCGGCACAGAGTTGGTTCTGCGTCGGGGCTGGAACGGGGCAGATCCTGGCGGATGCCGGGTTGCAGGTGTTTTATCCACAGGCCGGTGATGACAGCGAAGCCTTGCTAGAACTTCCCCAATTGCGCGAGGCTATCGCTCGGTCCGAGCCACGAGTGCTGATCGTGCGTGGAGAAGGAGGGCGCGAACTGCTCTCTGAGCGTTTGCGCAGCCAAGGTGCTAGTGTCGATTATCTGGAACTCTATCGTCGATGCTTGCCGCACTACGCCGAAGGTACGCTGCTCCAGCGGATTCTGGGGGAACGCTTGAACGGGCTGGTGGTCAGCAGTGGACAGGGTTTCAGCCACCTGCAGCAACTGGCCGGTCCGGCCTGGCCGCAGTTGGCGAAGATGCCATTGTTTGTTCCAAGTCCCCGGGTCGCTGAAATAGCGCGTGCCGCCGGGGCGGAAAAAGTTGTGGATTGCCGCGGCGCCAGTGCCGCGGCTTTGCTAACGGCGCTACGGGAGCAACCCGTGCCCGTTCTCTAACACAAAGGATGGATACGTGAGCGAAACAGCCTTGCCTAAAGATGAAGTCCAACCGGTGTCCGAGGCACCGGTTGTACCCACGGCCCCAACTGTTGAGCGTCGTGGCAACGGGTTGGCGATACTGGCCCTGTTACTGGGGGCGGCGGGTATCGCTGTAGGTGGCTGGGGAATCTGGCAGGTGCGCAGCCTGCAAGCCAACAACCAGCAGCAGTTGAGCCAGTTGCAGGCCCTGGGTGACCAGGCCCAGAGCTTCAAGCTTAGCGAGCAGCGCCTGAGTACCCGGCTGGAGCAGCTACCTGCAGCCGACGAGCTGGAGGACCGGCGTCGCCTGGTGGCGCAGTTGCAAGGCGACCAGCAGCGTCTGAGCCAGCGCTTGGAGACCGTGCTCGGTGCCAGCCGCAAGGACTGGCGCCTGGCCGAGGCCGAGCACCTGCTGCGCCTGGCCAGCCTGCGGTTGTCCGCGCTGCAGGACATCAGCAGTGCCCAGGCCCTGGTCCAGGGTGCGGACGATATCCTGCGCGAGCAGAACGACCCGGGCGCTTTTGCGGCCCGCGAGCAATTGGCCAAGACCCTGGCGGCCCTGCGCAGCACCGAACAGCCCGACCGCACCGGGTTGTTCCTGCAGCTGGGTGCCTTGCGCGACCAGGTGCTGGAGCTCAGTGCGGTGGCTCCGGAGTACAAGGATCGCGGCGACTCCTTGCTGGGCCTGACCGCCGATGGCGACGGCGCCAGTCGCTGGGCGCAGTGGTGGGACCAGATCTCTCGCTATTTCCGCATCGACTTCAATGCCGACAAGAACATTCGCCCTCTGCTGGCTGGCCAGGGATTGACCCAAGTACGCCTGGCCCTGAGCCTGGCGCTGGAGCAGGCCCAGTGGGCGGCGCTCAATGGCCAGGCGCCGGTCTATACCCAGGCCCTGACCGAAGCCCGCGATGTACTGACCAGCCACTTCAACCAGGACAACCCCCAGAGCAAGCTCATGCTCCAGCGCCTGGCTGAGTTGAGCAAGCAGCCGGTCACCGTGGCGACTCCAGACCTGACCAAGACCTTGAGCACCGTCCAGGCCTATCTGGAGCGGCGCAACCTGAGTGTTGAAGAGTCGGTCAAACCTGTGGCCAAGCCTGCGGCGAATACGGCCCAGGAGACCAGCCCATGAAGCGCGCCTATGTGATTGTCCTGCTGCTGATTGCCGCCGTCGGCCTGCTGGGCTTGGCCATTGCCGAGCACCCCGGATACGTGCTGATCGCCTATAGCAACTTCCGCTTCGAATCGAGCCTGTGGGCGACGCTGGCCCTGGTGGCGCTGATCTGGCTGGTGATCTGGGGCATCAAGCTGCTGGTAGAGCTGGTGATGGTTTCCGGTGGCGTGGTCAATCCCTGGTCCCGGCGCAATCGTAGTCGCCGAGTGCAGATTGCCATCGAGCAGGGTCAGATGGATCTTGCTGAAGGTCGCTGGGCCAGCGCGCAGAAACATTTGCATCGTGCCGCCGAAGCCGAGCGCCAGCCGCTGCTGTACTACCTGGGCGCAGCCCGGGCGGCCAACGAGCAAGGCCATTATGAAGAGTGCGACAACCTCCTGGAGCGGGCCCTGACCCGCCAGCCCCAGGCTGAACTGGCCGTGGCCTTGAGCCATGCCCAGTTGCAGACCGATCGAGGCGATACCGAAGGTGCGCTCAGCACCTTGCAGGCCATGCACGAGCGTCATCCCCACAGCGTGCAGGTGTTGCGCCAGTTGCAGCGCCTGCATCAACAGCGTGGTGATTGGTCAGCGCTGATCCGCCTGTTGCCTGAGCTGCGCAAGGACAAGGCCCTGCCGGCCAGCGAGCTGCAAGAGCTGGAGCGTCGTGCCTGGGGCGAGAACCTGGGGCTGGCTGCGCGCCGCGAAGAGGATCAGGCCAGCGCCCAGCAATCCCTCGATCGGGCATGGCAGCAATTGACCGCGGCTCAGCGCCAGGAGCCACAACTGGTGCTGGCCTATGCCGAGCAACTACGGCAGATGGGCGCTGGAGCGGCGGCTGAAGAAGCGCTGCGTACAGCCCTCAAGCGCAAGTACGAAAGCCACCTGGCACGGCTTTACGGGCTGGTGCGTGGTAGTGACCCTGCACGGCAGTTGCAGTCGGCCGAGCATTGGCTGAAGGAGCATGCGGATGATCCGAGCCTGCTGTTGACCCTGGGCCGCCTGTGCCTGCAGAACAGCTTGTGGGGCAAGGCCCGCGACTACCTGGAAAGCAGCCTTCGCCTGCAGCGCAATCCCGAAGCCTGTGCCGAACTGGCGCGTCTCCTGGCGCAGCTGGGGGACACCGAGCGTAGTAACCAGCTGTTCCAGGAGGGCCTGGGATTGCTGGATGAGCGCTTGCTGGCATCGCCGTTGCCGGTTCCGGCGCGGGCCTGACGTCTCATCGGGGCCGGTAGCCTGCTAGGGCTATCGGCCTTTTCTTGACCCGGATGCACGGTTCCCTGCCAACTCTTTGCAGCCGAGGCTGGCATGGCGCTTCTTGAAAGCGACGAGCGCTTTCTCTACCGTGGCTGCCTGTTCTTCCGTTACGGATATCTCATGTTGCTGGCCGGCTCGCGCTCGCTGTTCTCCCTGGTGTTCCTGGTGGGGGCCTTGGCCTCGTGGGCGGCATTCAGCTTGCAGGCCGGCGGTGGCCTTGAGGCCTGCCCGCTGTGGGCGGTGCAACGAGTCCTGATAGTGATGTTCGGCGGTGTCAACCTGCTGGCGGCGTTGCACGGGCCTGCCCGCTGGGCGCGCGCGGTGTATTGGGGGCTCAACCTGCTGCTGGGGGGCATCGGTGTGATGACCGCCGGGCGCCATGTGCTGTTGCAGAACATTCCCTCCGAACAACTCTTGGCCTGCTTGCCGGACATGCCCTTCATGCTGCGCAACCTGTCCTGGTGGCAGGTTCTGCAGTTGCTGTTCGTCGGGACCGCGGACTGCGCCGAAATCACCTGGACGCTGCTGGACATGAGCCTGCCGGAGTGGAGCTTGCTGTTTTTCCTGATCGTCCTGGGCTTCAGCGCCTATCGTTTGCAGCGCTGGCTACGCGCTGCGCGCAAGGTCACGGCATTGCCCTGAGTCAGTGTCAGCGGATTAAACGCTTGTATGAACTTTATCTCCTGCGTACCTTGAAGCTGTTGTCGAGCGGGCATAATCTGGCCCGCACCTGTCATTGGAATTCGCTTGCTCGATGCTGTTGCGCCTGACTTGGTCCTGGGTTCCATTGGGCCTCGGGCGAATGGCATGACCCTTGAGGGAAGAGAGATCACCATGCTCGAAAGTTGTCAGAATGCTCAGGAACGCTGGGGTGGAGTTCATCTGCTGATCGACCGCTGGTTGCAGGAGCGTCACGAACTGGTTCGAGCCTATGATGTGCTTGGCGCCGAACCCGAGTCGCTGAGTGAGAGCAAGAAGCCCTTGCAAGAGTTCTGCGCGATCCTGGTGGACTACGTCTCCGCCGGTCATTTTGAAATCTACGAACAACTCACCAGCGAAGCCAAGGCCTTTGGCGACAAGCGCGGGCTGGAGTTGGCCGATACCCTCTATCCACGCATCGACGTGATCACCGAGAAGCTCCTGGCTTTCAATGACCTGTGCGATGCCGGGCAATGCGTAGCGCAGAAGTTCAAGGAACTGGGTGGCTTGTTGCATGAGCGCTTCGAGCTTGAGGACTGCTTGATCGAAGTGCTGCACAACGCCCACAAGCAGGAAGTGGCAGCCCAGGCCTGAGCGTGGGGGACCATGAAAAACGGCACGCCTTGGCGTGCCGTTTTCGTTTGCGCAGTGCTAGCCAGCAGTGCCCAGTAACTCGATTTCGAATACCAGGGGCGTATAGGGGGCGATCAGATCGCCGGCACCTTCGGTTCCGTAGGCCTGGTTCGATGGAATCACCAGGCGCCATCTGGCGCCGGTCGACATCTGTGGCAGTGCGCTGCGCCAGCCAGCGATCACGCTGTCCAGGCGGAACCATTGCGGCTGCTGGTTCTGATCGAACACGGTGCCGTCGGGCAGGCGTCCGGTGTAACGAACCTGGACCGAACCATTGGGGCTGGGCTTGTTGCCGCTACCAGGCGCCAGTTCAGTCAGGAGTATGCCGTCCGCCAGTTGGCGAACCCCGGGCTTGGCTTTTTCCTGATCGAGAAAACGGCGTTCGTTTTCCAGTGCAGCTTCAGTTTGCGACTTCAGCGATTGCTCGCTGATCTGGGCATCGTGCTGGGCGAGGATCTGCTCGATACGTTCGTTCTTGAGGGCCAGTGGCTTGCCCTGGTACGCCGCTTTCAAGCCTTCCACCAGGGCTTGGATCTTGAGGTCGGGTACTTCGTCGCGCAGGCGTTCGCCAAGACTCGCCCCCAGGCTGTAGGCCAGATCGTGGGCGTCGTCGGGTGTCGGTTCGACCGCGGCCTGGGCCAGCGGCAAGAACAGACTCAAGGACAAAAACAGGTAACGCGACATGGGCACTCTCCGGCCTGAGTAGCGGTGGATTATGCCAGCGACGAAGGACTCGTTGGTGGGCAACTTCGAAGGGGGTGAAGAACATTTTCAATCGGCTGCAACGCTGGGCTTTCGATACTGTCAACATGGCCTAGCGGCGGTAACAGCAGAGGTCTAGTATGAGCCGCAACTCACGTCAGCCAGGAGGTAAACCATGTCGGCCAATAAGAAGCCTGTAAATACTCCGTTGCACTTGCTCCAACAGCTGTCGAGCAGCTTGCTCGAACACTTGGAAAACGCTTGTTCCCAAGCCCTGGCTGATGCTGAAAAACTGCTCGCCAAGCTGGAGAAACAACGCGGCAAGGCCCAGGAAAAACTGCACAAGTCACGTACCAAATTGCAGGACGCAGCGGCAGCTGGCAAAGCCAAGGCCCAAGCCAAGGCCAAGGCTGCAGTGCAGGAACTCGAAGATTTGCTCGATGCGTTGAAAGAGCGCCAGGCACAAACTCGCGGCTACATTCTGCAGCTCAAGCGTGATGCCCAGGAAAGCCTGAAGTTGGCCCAGGGCGTTGGCAAAGTGAAGGAAGCTGCAGCCAAGGCGCTGAACACACGCGATGCCAAGCCAGCCGCGTCCTCGCCAGCCAAGCCAGCCGCAGCCAAGCCTGCCGTCAAGACGGCTGCCAAGCCTGCAGCGAAGAAACCGGTCGCCGCGGCTGCCAAGCCCGCTCCAGCCAAATCCGCCGCTGCCAAGCCTGCTGCAAAACCTGCAGCCAAGCCTGCCGCTGCCAAACCTGCGGCCGCCAAACCGGCGCCAGCTAAACCAGCTGCCAAGGCCGCAGCGAAACCAGCAGCCAAACCTGCTGCAAAACCAGCGGCCAAGCCTGTGGCGACCAAGACCGCTGCCGCCAAGCCTGCTACCGCGAAGCCCGCAGCCAAGCCCGCTGCGGCCAAGGCACCGGTAAAGGCTGCGGCCAAACCAGCAGCCAAACCAGCAGCCAAACCTGCGGCCAAGCCGGCTGCTGCGGCCAAGCCAGCAGCGTCCTCGGCAGCCAAGCCTGCCGCTGCCAAGCCTGCGGCCAAGCCAGTGGCGAAGAAGCCTGCCAGCAAACCTGCAGCTGCCAAACCCGCTGCCAAGCCTGCTGCCGCCAAACCGGCTACCCCTGCTGCAGCCAAGCCAACCCCGGCCGCCCCTGCAGCTTCACCCGCTCCAGGCGCCGCAAGTACCCCGGCCGCCGCTCCAGCGACCACCGCTACCGGTACTACCTCCAGCGCTTCCTAAGCGCCATTCACCGCGGTGCGCAGCACCAGCAACGCGTCGCGGTCGGCGGCTTCGGTCGCCAGTCCTTCCAGCCAGTGGTCCAGGCTTCCTGCCTGGGCTGCAGGCCAACTTCTGACCTGCTCTTGCAGGCGCAACAGCAACTGCCGTTCGGCCTCCAGTTCCAGGGACTTGAGCTGCTCACGCAACAGGCCAAGGTCGCTATCGGTGGCAGCTGCCGCGCGCCAGTCGATGCGCAAGGCCCGCAGCGGTTGAATCACTTCGCGCTGCCACGGCCCGGCCAATGCCTTGAGCCGCTCCAGGCGCTGCCCATCGCACTCCACGCCCCGCCAGCCAAGCCAGGCGCCGCAGAGCAGCAGGCAGACATCGGCGCCGCCATCCTGCAAGCGCAGGCAGGCCTCCTGCACGCCGGGCAGGGCGTAGGTCTTGAGGGAAAAACTCCACAGGTCCGAGGACATAGTGCTACTCGCGCCAGTTGCGAGCGAAGCTGGTAGACTCCGCCGCCATTATGATTCGACTTCAGAACCTGACTTTACAGCGTGGCCCGCAACGTCTGCTAGAAGACGCCGAGCTGACCCTGCACGCCGGCCAGAAAGCCGGTCTGATCGGTGCCAACGGCGCCGGCAAATCCAGCCTGTTCGCCTTGCTGCGCGGTGAGCTGCATCCGGATTCGGGTGACTGCTTCCTGCCCGCCGACTGGCGCATCGCCCACATGCGCCAGGAGGTCGATACCCTCGAACGCCTGGCGGTGGACTATGTGCTCGATGGCGACCTGCGCCTGCGCGAGGTGCAGCGCGACCTGGCCGCCGCCGAAGCGGCCCAGGACGGTGCTGCCCAGGCACGCCTGCATGCCGAGCTCGACAGCGCCGATGGCTATACCGCCGACGCCCGGGCGCGCAAGCTGCTGGCCGGGCTGGGGTTCACCAACGAACAGATGGATCGTCAGGTCGGCGATTTCTCCGGGGGCTGGCGGATGCGCCTGAACCTGGCCCAGGCCCTGATGTGCCCATCGGATCTGTTGCTGCTCGACGAACCCACCAACCACCTGGACCTGGATGCGATCCTCTGGCTGGAAGACTGGCTCAAGGGTTATCCCGGCACCTTGCTGCTGATCTCCCACGACCGCGATTTCCTCGATGCCGTGGTCGATCATGTGGCCCATGTCGAGCAGCGCAAGCTCACTCTTTATCGCGGTGGCTACAGTGCCTTCGAGCGCGCTCGCGCCGAGCGCCTGGCCCAGCAGCAGCAAGCCTACGAGAAGCAGCAGGCCCAGCGCGCGCACATGGAAAAGTACATCGCCCGCTTCAAGGCCCAGGCCACCAAGGCCCGCCAGGCCCAGAGCCGGATCAAGGCCCTGGAGCGCATGGAAGAGCTGTCGGCGGCCCACGTCGATTCGCCTTTCGACTTCGTGTTCCGCGAATCGCAGAAGATTTCCAGCCCGCTGCTCGACCTGTCCGATGCTCGCTTGGGCTATGGCGACAAGACCGTGTTGGAGAAGGTCAAGCTGCAGCTCACTCCGGGAGCGCGGATCGGCCTGCTGGGCCCCAACGGTGCTGGTAAGTCGACCCTGATCAAGAACCTCTCCGGTGAGCTGTCGCCGCTGGCCGGGCGCCTGACTCGCGGCGAGAACACCGTGGTCGGCTACTTCGCTCAGCACCAGCTGGACTCTCTGGACTCCAAGGCCAGCCCGTTGCTGCACCTGCAGCGCCTGGCGCCCACCGAGCGTGAGCAGACCCTGCGCGACTTCCTCGGCGGCTTCGACTTCCGGGGAGCCCGTATCGACGAACCGGTGCTGAATTTCTCCGGTGGCGAAAAAGCCCGCCTGGCCCTGGCGCTGATTGCCTGGGGACGGCCCAACCTGTTACTGCTCGACGAACCCACCAACCACCTGGACCTGGAGATGCGCCTGGCCCTGACCATGGCCTTGCAAGAGTTCAGTGGCGCGGTACTGGTGGTCTCCCACGACCGTCACTTGCTCAAGAGCACCACCGACAACTTCCTGCTGGTGGCCGACGGCAGGGTCGAGGAGTTCGACGGCGACCTGGACGACTACGCCCGCTGGCTGGTGGATTACCGCCTGCGCAATGCTCCGGTCAGCCCCTCTGTCGTGAACGCCGACAAGACCGACAAGAAGGCCCAGCGCCAGGCTGCCGCTGCCTTGCGCCAGCAACTGGCACCGCACAAGCGCGAAGCTGAGAAGCTTGAGACCGAACTGGGCAAGGTGCATGTGCGCCTGGCCCAGATCGAGACCAGCCTTGGTGACAGTGGGCTCTATGAGGCGGCCCGCAAGGATGAACTGCGTGACCTGCTGGCCGAGCAGGCCAAGCTCAAGGTCCGCGAAGCCGAGCTGGAAGAAGCCTGGATGGAAGCCCTGGAACTGCTGGAGAGCATGCAGGCGGAGCTGGAGGCGTTGTCCTGATGGAGACCCTGCAACTGCCGTTGCCGGCGCAGTGGATCGGCCCGTTGTGGCTTGGCGTGCAGATCCTGCTGATCCTCCTGGCAGGCTACCTGGCCCAGCGTTTCGTGGCCCGAGGCCTGACCCGCCTGGGCCAGCGCTATCCGTTCCCGCCGCAGTTGCTGATGCCCCTGCGGGGTGGCCTGCGTTGGCTGATCATGGGCAGCGCGGTGATCTTCGTGCTGGAGCGCCTGGGCGTATCGGCCACGGTGTTGTGGACCGCGTTGTCCGGTTTTGTCGCGGTGGCAGCCGTGGCGTTCTTCGCCATGTGGAGCGTGCTCTCCAACCTGCTCTGCGCGATCCTGATCTTCACCGTCGGCCCGTTCCGCCTGGGCGATGTGGTGGAGCTGGTGGATACCCTCGACAAGCCGGGAATCAAGGGCCGGGTGGTGGCCATCAACCTGCTGTACACCACGTTGATCGAGCCCGAGGAAGCCGGTACCGGCAGTGCCATGGTGCAGGTGCCCAACAGCTTGTTCTTCCAGCGTTCGGTACGCCGCTGGCGTGGCACTGATGTGCTGCCCGTAGGCCTGGACGAAAAATAGCCAACCCTGTAGCGCTGGCGAAGGCTGCGAACCACTGCGCAGCAGGCACGGCCCTGGGGGCCACCAAGCTCCTGAGGGGTGACGGCAGCGGCTGGGCCGGCAGCACTTCCCGATAAAAAAACATGGTCAGCTGCGGATCGGAGGATTAGCTTAGGCAGTCACGTCCAATTCGATCCGAGGTGTGCGATGGTGCTTGAGACATGGCTGGCGTTTTTCGCCGCCAGTTGGGTAATCAGTCTTTCTCCGGGAGCCGGCGCGATCGCGTCGATGTCCTGTGGCCTGCAATATGGCTTCTGGCGCGGTTACTGGAACGCCCTGGGACTGCAACTGGGCCTGGCCATGCAGATTGCCATCGTCGCGGCGGGTGTCGGCGCGATCCTGGCAGCTTCCGCCACGGCCTTCTACGCCATCAAATGGTTCGGCGTGGCCTACCTGGTGTACCTGGCAGTCAAGCAATGGCGCTCCGTGCCCAGCGATCTTAGCGACGACGCGGCCATCCGGCCGATCGGCAAGCCCCTGGCCCTGGTGTTCCGCGGGTTCCTGGTGAACATCAGCAACCCCAAGGCCCTGGTGTTCATGCTGGCGGTATTGCCACAGTTCATCGACCCCCATGCGCCGTTGCTCAAGCAGTACCTGATCCTTGGCGCCACCATGATCGTCGTCGACCTGATCGTCATGGCCGGCTATACCGGGCTGGCTTCCAAGGTCCTGCGTCTGTTGCGCACCCCGGTCCAGCAGCGGCGTATGAACCGTACCTTCGCCGGCCTGTTCCTGGGCGCGGCGGGCTTGTTGGCGACCATCCGCAAGGCTGCGGTCTAGTTGTCCCGGCAAAAAAAAGGCGACCTGCGGGTCGCCTTTTTCATTGCCTGCCTGCTCAGCGCAGGATCACCGGAGCGGTGTCCGCTGGCAGGTTGTTGCGGGCCGGCGCCTGGCCCTGGGGCGCGTAGCCGCCGCGGCCCAGTTGCTCGGCCATCTGCCGGGTGACATCCTCGCCCAGGGCCTTGGAGACTTCGCGTACCACCCGTGGGCGGTTCAGCGAGACACGAATGTCGCGACTGTTCACCAGCTTGGTGTCCTGGCCTTCGCCCATGGCGGTGAACGCCGAGGTGATCTCGAAGGTGCGGGTGTTGATCAGGCTGAAGTCCGCCACCAGGGTCAGGCCCAGGACCGCCGAGTAGCTGTTGGTTTCAGCAATCTCGTTGATGTCCTGGGTGAAGTCGATGTCCGACACCGTGCCGAACAGCACGTAGTCGGCACCCTTGAAGTTGCCAGCCTTGATGCGCTTGATCACGTCGTAGACGTTGGCCTTGGACGACTCGGTGTGGGGCGAACCCTGCACCAGCTGGAACATCCCGGACTTGAGGATCCCGCCCTTGATGTCGCCGGTGAACTTGCGCAGCTCGCCTTCCTCGATGTAGCTGGTGCTGGCTTCCAGCTCGTTGTAGCTGGATGAGCCGCTGGCGCTGTAGTAGCC
It contains:
- a CDS encoding mechanosensitive ion channel family protein, translated to METLQLPLPAQWIGPLWLGVQILLILLAGYLAQRFVARGLTRLGQRYPFPPQLLMPLRGGLRWLIMGSAVIFVLERLGVSATVLWTALSGFVAVAAVAFFAMWSVLSNLLCAILIFTVGPFRLGDVVELVDTLDKPGIKGRVVAINLLYTTLIEPEEAGTGSAMVQVPNSLFFQRSVRRWRGTDVLPVGLDEK
- a CDS encoding LysE family transporter, whose product is MVLETWLAFFAASWVISLSPGAGAIASMSCGLQYGFWRGYWNALGLQLGLAMQIAIVAAGVGAILAASATAFYAIKWFGVAYLVYLAVKQWRSVPSDLSDDAAIRPIGKPLALVFRGFLVNISNPKALVFMLAVLPQFIDPHAPLLKQYLILGATMIVVDLIVMAGYTGLASKVLRLLRTPVQQRRMNRTFAGLFLGAAGLLATIRKAAV
- a CDS encoding penicillin-binding protein activator LpoB, yielding MRAWIGILALACAFGAQAAPKVAVMDLAYQERVEEYIHVVSAQQNYREGYYSASGSSSYNELEASTSYIEEGELRKFTGDIKGGILKSGMFQLVQGSPHTESSKANVYDVIKRIKAGNFKGADYVLFGTVSDIDFTQDINEIAETNSYSAVLGLTLVADFSLINTRTFEITSAFTAMGEGQDTKLVNSRDIRVSLNRPRVVREVSKALGEDVTRQMAEQLGRGGYAPQGQAPARNNLPADTAPVILR